In Mobula hypostoma chromosome 13, sMobHyp1.1, whole genome shotgun sequence, the following are encoded in one genomic region:
- the LOC134355943 gene encoding mitochondrial proton/calcium exchanger protein-like produces the protein MRSRKGKGGQRGEENAARADSKYMSDSAPTSAGLTVLWVFLLLVVAGCGIAGWYIQQQLHTIDSLDQTIQILQKRLSQVELIHSQMKELNEKLLVAEAHEQRLQDLEIAWAESKKRMEMTTEAVTQIQSANVNSKVAVLQSEMSKTLGELRKDFLTRNDLAQLENRVKVLQEVEFAQAEQQVASMKAATSKLEENVDLLSASLPTLTSRVASLEAERQDLQSLQQSIQDINVVKELMDHSLPSLSNGMIALRKQVNETTQVTDIIRSQLAQHSKELSALKDSASHQQAEHLSRKEELEHIRKMANQLQMEKISMEELENAIESLVTSNISELQRRTSNMDEMLATLQNHVTKVESDGANQNKELADALNQTSHTLQKTLGKIETNLKRTVEQCLSGEVRTFCETSENCAWPHIREVNFPHRILKDPVIMLSLAEISSVDSVGVTVKALDITDSGFKIQISSIGNYNLSTVRVNWLLCA, from the exons ATGAGAAGTCGTAAAGGGAAAGGCGGTCAGCGGGGCGAAGAGAACGCTGCCCGAGCTGACAGTAAGTACATGTCCGACTCTGCCCCCACCTCGGCCGGACTAACCGTTTTGTGGGTTTTCCTGCTGCTAGTGGTGGCCGGGTGTGGGATTGCCGGCTGGTACATTCAGCAGCAACTCCACACCATCGACAGCCTGGATCAGACCATTCAAATTCTGCAGAAAAGACTGTCTCAGGTCGAACTAATCCATTCTCAAATGAAGGAGCTGAACGAGAAG ttgTTGGTCGCAGAAGCTCATGAGCAAAGGTTGCAGGATCTCGAGATCGCCTGGGCTGAATCAAAAAAGAGAATGGAAATGACGACAGAAGCCGTGACACAGATTCAGTCAGCCAACGTGAATAGTAAAGTGGCTGTGCTCCAGTCAGAAATGAGTAAAACCCTGGGTGAGCTTAGGAAGGACTTCCTCACAAGGAATGATTTGGCTCAACTGGAGAATAGGGTCAAAGTTCTTCAAGAGGTTGAGTTTGCACAGGCAGAGCAGCAAGTTGCAAGTATGAAGGCTGCAACCTCCAAACTTGAAGAAAATGTAGATTTACTTTCTGCTTCATTACCAACCTTAACAAGTCGAGTTGCAAGCCTAGAGGCAGAAAGGCAAGACCTTCAGTCTCTTCAGCAAAGCATTCAAGACATCAATGTAGTCAAAGAATTAATGGACCAtagtcttccctctctctccaacggcatgATTGCATTAAGAAAACAGGTCAATGAGACTACCCAGGTGACTGATATTATTCGGTCACAGTTAGCCCAGCACAGCAAAGAATTATCAGCATTGAAAGACAGTGCATCTCACCAACAAGCTGAGCACCTGTCCAGAAAAGAGGAACTGGAACACATCAG GAAAATGGCCAACCAGTTGCAGATGGAGAAGATTTCCATGGAAGAGTTGGAGAATGCTATTGAAAGCTTAGTAACCAGTAATATCAGTGAGCTGCAGAGGAGAACTAGCAACATGGATGAAATGCTAGCCACTCTGCAAAATCATGTCACAAAG GTTGAAAGTGATGGGGCCAATCAAAATAAAGAGTTAGCAGATGCATTGAATCAGACATCTCATACTCTGCAAAAAACCTTGGGAAAAATAGAAACAAATCTCAAGAGGACTGTAGAGCAAT GTTTATCAGGAGAAGTAAGAACTTTCTGTGAAACTTCAGAGAATTGTGCTTGGCCACACATTCGGGAAGTTAACTTTCCTCATCGCATACTGAAGGATCCAGTGATAATGCTGAGTTTAGCTGAAATCAGCTCAGTTGATTCAGTTGGAGTAACAGTGAAAGCTTTAGATATTACGGACTCTGGTTTTAAGATCCAAATTAGTAGCATTGGTAATTATAATCTGTCAACTGTGAGAGTCAACTGGTTGCTCTGTGCTTAG